A genomic region of Alistipes megaguti contains the following coding sequences:
- a CDS encoding M3 family metallopeptidase produces the protein MKRIIGLLTLFLTMTLVCCKSEKQVGENPFFSEWETPYGVPPFDRIAPEHFLPALERGMSLHDAEIDAITSNNDEPSFENTILAYDNSGKMLSQVELIFEMLCAAENTPELEKLQVEAAPLLAAHADRIRLNGKLFERVKAVYDRRAAMDLDAEQLRLVEKTYRSFVRAGALLDAERKARLKEINEALSLAAVHFGNNIRAENNNFVMMLSSDELDGLPANVRDLARETAAKLGKKDRYAFTLQKSSLIPFLTYSSRRDRREELYKAYLNRCNNGDEYDNKQLINDFIRLRTEKAHLLGYPSYAAYVVDDEMARTTDAVYALLDEVWEPALERAKGELAEMEELFRKDVPEGEFASWDWWYYAEKLRKQKYALDEEMLRPYFLLENVQMGIFFLANRLYGITFRPVVVPLYHPEAVAYEVLDADESHLGILYFDFFPRDGKSQGAWCGNYVEQTFDEEGHRVAPVVSIVCNFTRPTSNTPALLTLDETETLFHEFGHALHFLFHNVRYRGLSEVEGDFVEMPSQLMENWAFEPDVLKQYAVHYRSNEVIPDYLIEKLRRSRLFNQGFMTTELIAASLSDMDIHSIGEYEEFDPMAFERRALTERRGLIPQIEPRYHYPYFSHIFDGGYAAGYYFYTWAAVLDKDVFEAFRESGDLYNRQIADSLRRKVLARGGSADGMTLYRDFRGKDPDKRPMLRSRGLWSDPVPADSLSVNPVAGKNPAATPASQR, from the coding sequence ATGAAACGTATCATCGGTTTATTGACGCTTTTTCTGACCATGACACTCGTTTGTTGCAAATCCGAGAAGCAGGTGGGCGAGAATCCCTTCTTCTCCGAGTGGGAGACCCCCTACGGCGTGCCCCCCTTCGACCGGATCGCCCCCGAACACTTCCTGCCCGCCCTGGAGCGCGGCATGTCGCTCCATGACGCCGAAATCGACGCCATCACCTCGAACAACGACGAACCCTCGTTCGAAAACACGATTCTTGCCTACGACAACTCCGGGAAGATGCTCTCCCAGGTGGAGCTGATCTTTGAGATGCTCTGCGCCGCGGAGAACACCCCCGAACTGGAGAAGCTCCAGGTGGAGGCGGCGCCTCTGCTGGCGGCTCATGCCGACCGTATCCGGCTCAACGGGAAGCTCTTCGAACGCGTCAAGGCGGTCTACGACCGCCGCGCGGCGATGGATCTCGATGCCGAGCAGCTGCGGCTGGTGGAGAAGACCTACCGCAGCTTCGTGCGTGCCGGGGCGCTGCTCGATGCCGAACGGAAGGCCCGTCTGAAGGAGATCAACGAGGCGCTGTCGCTGGCCGCCGTGCACTTCGGCAACAACATCCGTGCGGAGAACAACAACTTCGTGATGATGCTTTCGTCGGATGAGCTGGACGGCCTGCCCGCAAACGTGCGTGATCTGGCCCGCGAGACGGCCGCCAAACTGGGCAAGAAGGATCGGTATGCCTTCACGCTGCAGAAGTCGAGCCTGATTCCCTTCCTGACCTACTCCTCCCGCCGTGACCGCCGCGAGGAGCTTTACAAGGCCTATCTGAACCGCTGCAACAACGGCGACGAATACGACAACAAACAGCTGATCAACGACTTCATCCGTCTGCGCACGGAGAAGGCACACCTGCTGGGCTACCCGTCGTATGCCGCGTATGTGGTCGACGACGAGATGGCCCGTACCACCGACGCCGTCTATGCACTGCTCGACGAGGTGTGGGAACCGGCCCTCGAACGCGCCAAGGGCGAACTCGCCGAGATGGAGGAGCTCTTCCGCAAGGATGTCCCCGAGGGTGAATTCGCCTCGTGGGACTGGTGGTATTACGCCGAGAAGCTCCGCAAGCAGAAATACGCCCTCGACGAGGAGATGCTGCGTCCCTACTTCTTGCTCGAAAATGTCCAGATGGGGATCTTCTTCCTCGCCAACCGCCTCTACGGCATTACGTTCCGTCCGGTAGTCGTGCCGCTGTACCATCCCGAGGCCGTGGCCTACGAGGTGCTCGATGCCGACGAGTCGCACCTCGGCATCCTCTACTTCGACTTCTTCCCCCGCGACGGAAAGAGCCAGGGCGCCTGGTGCGGCAACTACGTCGAACAGACCTTCGACGAGGAGGGGCACCGTGTGGCTCCCGTCGTCTCGATCGTCTGCAACTTCACCCGCCCGACCTCGAACACCCCCGCGCTGCTGACCCTCGACGAGACCGAGACGCTCTTCCACGAATTCGGCCATGCCCTGCACTTCCTTTTCCACAATGTCCGCTACCGCGGCCTCTCGGAGGTCGAGGGTGACTTCGTCGAGATGCCCTCGCAGCTGATGGAGAACTGGGCCTTCGAACCCGACGTGCTCAAACAGTATGCCGTGCACTACCGCTCGAACGAGGTTATTCCCGACTATCTGATCGAAAAACTGCGCCGCAGCCGCCTCTTCAACCAGGGATTCATGACCACGGAGCTCATCGCCGCATCGCTCTCCGACATGGACATCCACTCGATTGGCGAATACGAGGAGTTCGACCCGATGGCCTTCGAGCGCCGGGCGCTGACCGAACGCCGCGGACTGATCCCGCAGATCGAACCCCGCTACCACTATCCCTACTTCTCGCACATCTTCGACGGCGGCTATGCGGCCGGATACTACTTCTATACGTGGGCCGCGGTGCTGGACAAGGATGTCTTCGAGGCTTTCCGCGAGAGCGGCGACCTCTACAACCGGCAGATCGCCGATTCGCTGCGCCGCAAGGTGCTCGCCCGTGGCGGCTCGGCCGACGGCATGACCCTCTATCGCGACTTTCGCGGCAAGGACCCCGACAAGCGCCCGATGCTGCGCAGCCGCGGTCTGTGGAGCGACCCCGTGCCGGCCGATTCGCTCTCCGTGAACCCGGTTGCGGGGAAGAACCCCGCCGCAACGCCGGCTTCACAGCGCTAA
- a CDS encoding 16S rRNA (uracil(1498)-N(3))-methyltransferase, protein MQLFYAPDLEPPVNTLDEEESRHCIRVLRLGRGDWIHLTDGRGNLYRAEIIEADPRRCTVRVVETQSEFERMPYRLVMAVAPTKNPDRFEWFLEKATEVGVTRIIPLETAHSERRSFKPQRGEKVITAAMKQSLKAYRPELSPLTAFREAVAEPFEGRSLIAHCEAAHSARGKRFLPRTIRPGESVRIFIGPEGDFSPEEIDLALAHGFEEITLGPQRLRTETAAVAATVMTATVNGPAE, encoded by the coding sequence ATGCAACTCTTCTATGCTCCGGATCTCGAACCGCCCGTCAACACGCTCGACGAGGAGGAGTCGCGCCACTGCATCCGGGTGCTGCGGCTGGGGCGCGGCGATTGGATCCACCTCACCGACGGCCGCGGGAATCTCTATCGGGCCGAGATCATCGAGGCCGACCCGCGCCGCTGCACGGTACGCGTCGTCGAGACGCAGTCCGAATTCGAACGGATGCCCTACCGGCTGGTGATGGCCGTGGCGCCGACGAAGAACCCCGACCGCTTCGAATGGTTTCTGGAGAAGGCCACCGAGGTGGGTGTCACGCGGATCATCCCGCTCGAGACGGCCCACAGCGAGCGGCGGAGCTTCAAGCCGCAACGGGGCGAAAAGGTGATCACGGCGGCCATGAAACAGTCGCTCAAGGCCTACCGCCCGGAGCTGAGTCCGCTGACGGCGTTCCGCGAGGCGGTGGCCGAGCCCTTCGAGGGGCGGAGCCTGATCGCCCACTGCGAGGCGGCGCACTCCGCACGCGGGAAACGGTTCCTGCCGCGCACAATCCGCCCCGGCGAATCGGTACGCATCTTCATCGGCCCCGAGGGGGACTTCTCGCCCGAGGAGATCGACCTGGCGCTGGCCCACGGCTTCGAGGAGATCACGCTCGGGCCGCAGCGGCTGCGCACCGAAACGGCAGCCGTCGCGGCCACGGTGATGACCGCCACCGTAAACGGTCCCGCCGAATAG